The Cyanobacteria bacterium QS_8_64_29 genome includes a window with the following:
- a CDS encoding photosystem II reaction center protein Psb28 yields MAEIQFNRGVPENTVPEVRLTRSRDGTTGTATFTFDSPQVLSADNTDEITGMYMVDEEGEIAIQEVKGKFLNGQPQAIEAIHYMKSKEDWDRFMRFMERYAQEHGLEFSQS; encoded by the coding sequence ATGGCAGAGATTCAATTCAACCGCGGCGTCCCGGAGAACACTGTCCCCGAGGTGCGGCTGACGCGCTCGCGCGATGGGACTACTGGAACAGCCACCTTTACCTTCGACTCGCCCCAGGTCCTCAGCGCCGACAACACCGACGAAATTACCGGCATGTACATGGTGGATGAGGAAGGCGAGATTGCTATCCAGGAAGTCAAAGGAAAATTCCTCAACGGCCAGCCCCAGGCCATCGAGGCCATCCACTACATGAAATCCAAAGAAGACTGGGATCGCTTCATGCGCTTTATGGAGCGCTACGCCCAAGAGCACGGCCTCGAGTTCAGCCAAAGCTGA
- a CDS encoding molybdenum cofactor biosynthesis protein, producing the protein MANPPHGHGSAGERLTCSALTVSDTRTERDDASGRLIRQQLQEAGHIVGPYAIVPDEPQRVRAQLQQFCGRRDLAAAIVSGGTGIAPRDTTYEAVAGLLEQTLPGFGELFRWLSYQEIGSRALASRAIAGVCGGTLVFALPGSTAAVRLGLERLILPELPHLAHQLRGR; encoded by the coding sequence ATGGCAAACCCGCCGCACGGTCATGGCAGCGCGGGGGAGCGGCTCACCTGCAGCGCGCTCACCGTTAGCGACACGCGCACCGAACGGGACGATGCCAGCGGTCGGCTGATCCGGCAACAGCTGCAGGAGGCAGGCCACATTGTGGGGCCCTACGCCATCGTTCCGGACGAGCCCCAGCGCGTGCGCGCCCAGCTGCAGCAGTTCTGCGGGCGCCGCGATCTGGCAGCCGCGATCGTCAGCGGCGGTACCGGCATTGCCCCGCGCGATACCACCTACGAGGCCGTTGCGGGGTTGCTGGAGCAAACCCTGCCGGGCTTTGGCGAGCTCTTCCGCTGGCTGAGCTACCAAGAAATCGGCAGCCGCGCCCTGGCTTCGCGCGCGATCGCCGGGGTCTGCGGCGGGACGCTCGTTTTTGCCCTCCCTGGGTCCACGGCAGCCGTTCGGTTGGGGCTCGAGCGCTTAATTTTGCCCGAGCTACCGCACCTAGCGCACCAGTTGCGCGGGCGCTAG
- a CDS encoding glycerophosphodiester phosphodiesterase, whose amino-acid sequence MAVELIAHRGFSAVAPENTLSAFSAACRTAAHGIEFDLHLSADGTPVVIHDARLNRTTNGWGRVRRKPLARLKRLDAGSWFDRQFAGEPIPTLEEVLALLAPSSLQIYPEVKQGHCWGPADIDRLVALLASPAWADRCVLVSFDDRFLQQVRDRAAHLPLGFNVAGTSAYRYRQKLERARDCGNALLLSEYRLLLKNPKLARVALEGGIELGAWTVDCYQDLQALQQLGVVRAVTNSLLPARASG is encoded by the coding sequence ATAGCCGTGGAACTGATTGCCCATCGGGGATTCTCGGCCGTTGCTCCTGAGAATACGCTTTCCGCGTTCTCGGCGGCGTGCCGGACGGCAGCGCACGGCATCGAGTTCGATCTGCACCTCTCGGCCGACGGAACGCCAGTCGTCATTCACGACGCCAGGCTCAACCGCACCACCAACGGTTGGGGCCGCGTTCGCCGCAAGCCCCTGGCGCGCCTCAAGCGCCTGGATGCCGGGAGCTGGTTCGACCGCCAGTTTGCCGGCGAACCCATCCCGACGCTGGAGGAAGTCCTGGCCCTACTGGCCCCCAGCTCGCTCCAAATCTATCCGGAGGTCAAGCAGGGGCATTGCTGGGGCCCCGCCGATATTGATCGCTTGGTGGCGCTGCTGGCCTCGCCGGCGTGGGCCGATCGCTGCGTGCTGGTCTCGTTTGACGACCGCTTTTTGCAACAGGTGCGCGATCGCGCCGCCCACCTGCCGCTGGGCTTCAACGTTGCCGGCACGAGCGCTTACCGCTACCGCCAAAAGCTCGAGCGCGCCCGCGACTGCGGCAACGCCCTATTGCTGAGCGAGTACCGGCTGCTGCTCAAAAACCCCAAGCTGGCTCGGGTGGCGCTCGAGGGGGGCATCGAGCTGGGGGCTTGGACGGTGGATTGCTACCAGGACCTGCAGGCCCTGCAGCAGCTAGGGGTCGTGCGGGCCGTGACCAACTCGCTGCTGCCGGCCCGAGCCAGCGGCTAG
- a CDS encoding molybdenum cofactor biosynthesis protein MoeB — protein sequence MLNPNLEAIELNKDEYERYSRHIILPEFGLEGQKRLKAASVLCIGTGGLSSPLLMYLAAAGVGRIGIVDFDAVESSNLQRQIVHGTAAVGQSKTESAKQRVLDINPYCQVDVHETRLSSENALEIFEPYDLVVDGTDNFPTRYLVNDACVLQGKPNVYGSIFRFEGQISVFNYQGGPNYRDLFPEPPPPGMVPSCAEGGVLGVLCGVVGSIQATEAIKVILGSQQTLSGCLLLYDAQAMSFRELTLRPNPERPPIEGLIDYEQFCGIPQAQQQQSLPEMTVHELKALMDRGDSDFVLIDVRNPNEYEIARIPGAYLVPLSEIERGSGIDKIERLANGHRIIAHCKAGTRSAQALNRLQEAGIEGTNLKGGITAWSREIDASVPEY from the coding sequence ATGCTGAATCCCAACCTCGAGGCGATCGAGCTCAATAAGGACGAATACGAGCGCTATTCGCGACACATTATCCTGCCCGAGTTTGGGCTGGAAGGCCAAAAGCGCCTTAAAGCCGCTAGCGTCCTTTGCATCGGGACGGGCGGCCTAAGCTCGCCGCTGCTGATGTATTTGGCAGCTGCTGGTGTCGGTCGGATCGGCATTGTCGATTTCGATGCCGTCGAGAGCTCCAACTTACAGCGCCAGATCGTCCACGGCACCGCTGCGGTCGGTCAGTCCAAAACCGAATCAGCCAAGCAGCGAGTGCTGGATATCAATCCCTACTGCCAGGTTGATGTCCACGAAACGCGTTTGAGTTCTGAGAACGCGCTCGAGATTTTCGAGCCCTACGACTTGGTGGTGGACGGCACGGACAATTTCCCCACCCGCTACCTGGTCAACGATGCCTGCGTGCTGCAGGGCAAGCCCAACGTCTACGGCTCCATCTTCCGCTTTGAAGGGCAGATTTCGGTCTTTAACTACCAAGGCGGCCCCAACTACCGCGACCTGTTCCCCGAGCCGCCGCCGCCCGGCATGGTGCCCTCCTGTGCCGAAGGGGGCGTCTTGGGCGTTCTTTGCGGCGTTGTGGGCTCCATTCAGGCCACCGAAGCTATTAAAGTCATTTTGGGATCGCAGCAGACGCTCAGCGGCTGCTTGCTGCTCTACGATGCCCAGGCCATGAGCTTTCGCGAGCTCACCTTGCGCCCCAACCCGGAGCGCCCGCCCATCGAGGGCCTGATCGACTACGAGCAGTTCTGCGGCATCCCTCAGGCGCAGCAGCAGCAATCGCTGCCCGAGATGACGGTCCACGAGCTCAAAGCGCTCATGGATCGCGGCGATAGCGATTTTGTCTTGATTGACGTTCGCAACCCCAACGAGTACGAAATCGCCCGCATCCCGGGCGCCTATCTCGTTCCGCTCTCCGAAATCGAGCGGGGCTCGGGCATCGACAAGATCGAGCGGCTGGCCAACGGCCATCGCATCATCGCGCACTGCAAGGCAGGCACCCGCTCGGCCCAAGCCCTCAACCGGCTGCAAGAAGCCGGCATTGAAGGCACTAACCTCAAAGGCGGCATCACGGCTTGGAGCCGCGAAATTGACGCCTCCGTCCCCGAATACTAG
- a CDS encoding photosystem one PsaX: MTANSDKQKQLPVPQSGQPPYPYRTGWALVLLLGNLLVAAFYFHIIDL, encoded by the coding sequence ATGACTGCCAACAGCGACAAGCAAAAGCAACTGCCCGTTCCCCAAAGCGGCCAACCGCCCTATCCCTACCGCACGGGATGGGCGTTGGTCCTGTTGCTGGGCAACCTGCTCGTTGCCGCCTTTTACTTCCACATCATCGATCTCTAG
- the lipA gene encoding lipoyl synthase yields the protein MPIDARQPDSQQLSERDRWRSEVAALPSWLRRPIGNADAISQVQQVIKQRQIHTICEEGRCPNRGECYARKTATFLLMGPTCTRACAFCQVDKGHAPMPLDPDEPQKIADAVQALGLRYVVLTSVARDDLADGGAGEFARTMAAIRQQCPETGIEVLTPDFWSGHNAQQAQAERAATVVRAGPACFNHNIETVERLQGPVRRGAKYHRSLELLRQVKALDASVPTKSGLMLGHGETEAEIVQAMRDLRAVGCDRLTLGQYMRPSLEHRPVQQYWTPEEFERLGGIAREMGFSHVRSGPLVRSSYHAGEAD from the coding sequence ATGCCTATTGACGCCCGACAACCTGATTCCCAGCAACTGTCAGAGCGCGATCGCTGGCGCTCGGAGGTAGCTGCGCTGCCGTCGTGGCTGCGGCGTCCCATCGGCAATGCCGATGCGATCTCGCAGGTCCAGCAGGTTATCAAGCAGCGCCAGATCCACACCATCTGCGAGGAAGGCCGCTGCCCCAACCGCGGCGAGTGCTACGCCCGCAAAACGGCCACGTTCCTGCTAATGGGGCCCACCTGCACGCGCGCCTGCGCCTTCTGCCAGGTGGATAAAGGCCACGCCCCCATGCCGCTGGATCCCGATGAGCCCCAAAAAATTGCCGACGCCGTGCAGGCACTGGGACTGCGCTACGTCGTGCTGACCTCAGTAGCGCGCGACGACCTCGCCGATGGCGGTGCCGGCGAATTTGCCCGCACCATGGCCGCCATCCGGCAGCAGTGCCCCGAGACCGGCATTGAGGTGCTAACGCCCGATTTTTGGAGCGGCCACAACGCCCAGCAAGCCCAGGCCGAGCGCGCCGCCACTGTCGTCCGGGCTGGCCCGGCCTGCTTCAACCACAACATCGAGACGGTCGAGCGCCTGCAGGGCCCGGTGCGGCGCGGGGCCAAATACCACCGCTCGCTCGAGCTCCTGCGCCAGGTCAAGGCCCTCGATGCCAGCGTTCCCACCAAATCAGGGCTGATGTTGGGGCACGGCGAAACCGAGGCCGAGATCGTGCAGGCCATGCGGGACCTGCGCGCTGTGGGCTGCGATCGCCTCACCCTGGGCCAGTACATGCGCCCCTCGCTCGAGCACCGCCCCGTGCAGCAGTACTGGACGCCCGAGGAATTCGAGCGCTTGGGCGGGATCGCGCGCGAGATGGGCTTCTCGCACGTCCGTTCGGGGCCGCTGGTGCGCAGCTCCTACCATGCGGGCGAGGCCGATTGA
- a CDS encoding AI-2E family transporter gives MTLGRWLGLFALLAAAYVLWQIRQLLLLIFAAIVAATALNLLVRRFRRMGMQRGYAVVLAVLALLGIVAIFVWQIVPPFVRQLVELAELLPLGIQQLNDWIAFLEERLPSAAIEAIPDVNRLLGELPQVLRRLLGGGLTLLSIVLNTLLVLVLTVMLLADPDPYRRGFVRLFPSFYRRRADEILVLCERALQGWLSGNLFNMAVVATLSFIGLSLLRVDLALAHALLAGLLNFIPNIGPVLSVVPPLAVALLDSGWKVVSVLGLYTAIQQFEGSFLTPWVMAQRVSLLPAVTLSAQVFFATFFGILGLLLALPLTVVAQVWVREVLIRDILDEWRSRQPQRADEVPQALPAASTDAEPRQQD, from the coding sequence GTGACTTTGGGACGATGGCTGGGCCTATTCGCACTGCTGGCAGCTGCCTACGTGTTGTGGCAAATCCGGCAGCTGCTGTTGCTGATATTTGCCGCCATTGTTGCGGCAACCGCGCTCAACCTGCTCGTTCGGCGCTTTCGGCGCATGGGCATGCAGCGCGGCTACGCCGTCGTTCTGGCGGTGCTGGCGCTGTTGGGCATTGTGGCGATTTTTGTCTGGCAGATCGTGCCGCCTTTCGTCCGGCAGCTGGTGGAACTAGCCGAGCTGCTGCCGCTGGGCATCCAGCAGCTCAACGATTGGATCGCGTTTCTAGAGGAGCGCCTGCCCAGCGCTGCCATTGAAGCCATCCCGGATGTCAACCGACTGCTAGGCGAGCTACCGCAAGTGCTCAGGCGCTTGTTGGGCGGCGGTCTGACCTTGCTCAGCATCGTGCTCAACACGCTGCTGGTGCTGGTGCTGACCGTCATGCTGCTGGCCGATCCGGATCCGTACCGGCGCGGGTTCGTGCGCCTGTTCCCCTCGTTTTACCGCCGCCGCGCGGATGAAATTCTGGTCCTGTGCGAGCGCGCCCTGCAGGGCTGGCTCTCGGGCAACCTGTTCAACATGGCGGTGGTGGCAACCCTGAGCTTTATCGGGCTGTCGCTGTTGCGCGTCGATTTAGCCCTAGCTCATGCCCTGCTTGCGGGGCTGCTAAACTTTATTCCCAACATCGGGCCGGTTTTGAGCGTGGTGCCGCCGCTGGCGGTGGCACTGCTGGATAGCGGCTGGAAGGTCGTTTCGGTCCTGGGGCTCTATACCGCCATCCAGCAGTTTGAAGGCAGCTTTTTGACCCCCTGGGTCATGGCGCAGCGTGTCTCGCTGCTACCGGCCGTCACGCTCTCGGCTCAGGTGTTTTTTGCCACGTTTTTTGGCATTTTGGGGCTGTTGTTGGCCCTGCCGCTGACAGTGGTGGCCCAGGTTTGGGTGCGAGAGGTGCTGATCCGCGACATTTTGGACGAGTGGCGATCGCGCCAGCCGCAGCGAGCGGATGAGGTGCCGCAGGCGCTGCCGGCAGCCTCAACCGATGCCGAACCGAGGCAGCAGGATTGA